In Mytilus edulis chromosome 6, xbMytEdul2.2, whole genome shotgun sequence, the following proteins share a genomic window:
- the LOC139526284 gene encoding uncharacterized protein codes for MKEKTEKLEETAKMIGLKINAKKTKLMYLNTERHPIIFIEGKQLETVDSFNYLSSCITTEGGAERDIKIRIGKARSAFIRRGNIWKTTAFSNKTKLRLYNRCVLSVLLYGSECRRMTEKDINRLSSYYNICLRKIMKIFWPNKISNKDLHEMTSTKDMETLLI; via the coding sequence ATGAAGGAGAAGACCGAAAAGCTAGAAGAAACAGCTAAAATGATTGGACTTAAGATCAATGCCAAAAAGACAAAGCTAATGTACCTCAATACAGAAAGACATCCTATCATATTTATAGAAGGAAAACAGCTGGAAACAGTAGATTCATTTAATTATCTAAGCAGTTGTATAACAACAGAAGGTGGTGCGGAAAGAGATATAAAGATCAGAATAGGGAAAGCTAGATCTGCATTCATTAGACGAGGCAACATCTGGAAAACAACAGCCTTTTCAAATAAGACCAAGCTCAGGCTCTATAACAGATGTGTACTTTCTGTACTCCTATATGGCTCAGAGTGCCGGAGAATGACTGAGAAAGATATCAACAGGCTCTCCAGCTACTATAACATATGTCTgaggaaaataatgaaaatattctggCCAAACAAAATCTCCAACAAAGACCTACATGAGATGACCAGCACCAAGGACATGGAGACTTTGCTGATATAA